One genomic segment of Rhizobium sp. 11515TR includes these proteins:
- a CDS encoding 5-oxoprolinase subunit C family protein, giving the protein MAIKVLHHGLSTTIQDLGRPGYFHLGIPVGGAMDRYAMRAANLLVGNDEGAAGLEAVFMGPKLEFLDDALIAVTGADMPVRIDGEVQPGWTALEVKAGQTVSFDFLKSGARIYIAVSGGIDVPEALGSRSTYVIGALGGLDGKAIATGDELPVGSGSLDSAGRSVAEELRRKPGTPAELRVLPGLYWDRLTEQTKSNFFADQWKVAPEADRMGYRFRGGRKLEFVERKQPFGAGSDPSNIVDSCYPYGSIQVPGGTEPIILHRDAVSGGGYFMLGTVISADMDLIAQLQPHMPTQFVEVTMDQALAARADQQALLARLRAALA; this is encoded by the coding sequence ATGGCCATTAAGGTTCTTCATCACGGCCTTTCCACTACGATTCAGGATCTCGGACGGCCCGGCTATTTCCATCTCGGCATTCCCGTTGGCGGCGCCATGGATCGCTATGCGATGCGGGCGGCAAATCTTCTCGTTGGCAACGATGAGGGTGCGGCCGGGCTCGAAGCCGTCTTCATGGGGCCTAAGCTCGAATTTCTCGACGATGCGCTGATTGCCGTGACCGGTGCGGACATGCCCGTCAGGATCGACGGCGAGGTGCAGCCGGGATGGACGGCGCTCGAGGTTAAGGCAGGGCAGACCGTAAGCTTTGACTTTCTGAAATCCGGGGCGCGAATCTACATTGCGGTGTCTGGCGGCATCGACGTTCCCGAAGCGCTGGGTAGCCGATCGACCTATGTGATCGGCGCGCTCGGTGGCCTTGACGGCAAGGCTATCGCTACCGGAGATGAGCTTCCCGTTGGCTCCGGCTCCCTGGATAGCGCGGGCAGATCCGTTGCAGAGGAGCTACGACGCAAGCCGGGTACACCGGCGGAGCTCCGGGTTTTACCAGGGCTCTACTGGGATCGTTTGACCGAACAGACAAAGAGCAACTTCTTTGCCGACCAATGGAAGGTGGCGCCGGAAGCCGATCGCATGGGGTATCGCTTCCGTGGCGGCCGAAAACTCGAATTCGTCGAGCGCAAGCAGCCCTTCGGCGCCGGTTCGGATCCGTCGAATATCGTGGACAGCTGCTATCCCTATGGCTCCATCCAGGTGCCGGGCGGAACGGAGCCTATCATCCTGCATCGCGATGCCGTCTCCGGCGGCGGCTATTTCATGCTGGGAACGGTGATCTCGGCCGACATGGATCTGATCGCCCAACTGCAGCCGCATATGCCGACGCAATTCGTGGAGGTCACCATGGATCAGGCACTGGCGGCGCGGGCGGACCAGCAGGCATTGCTTGCGCGTCTTCGTGCTGCTCTGGCGTAA
- a CDS encoding GntR family transcriptional regulator, producing the protein MTENHARPNAQKRYEIAEDVLRGNIEDNTLPRGVVLLEGPIADILQISRAPVQRALQTLESEGLVHRFNGRGYLVGPAGQGIEPKRTDIKTLGLTIPRHADEALQSRASWERIYNTVEADVAGCVVFGQYRIIEIELADHFNVSRTVVRDVLTRLRERGLVRKNQSSHWIAGPLTAQMIKDHYGLRGMLEPQALVAGANRVDRERLGDLFQRLSDLERHEPADHLGALEAIHADFIDICILATPNERLKESIRNNLLPVTATERLLRRLGLPGDPAIITELRLIAELLLRGAVKAAAAMMENHLEASVDRTIAQMKIVAIIPGPGVTAAYLTRVLE; encoded by the coding sequence ATGACCGAAAACCATGCGCGCCCGAATGCGCAAAAGCGTTACGAGATCGCCGAGGATGTTCTGCGTGGCAATATCGAGGACAACACGCTGCCGCGCGGCGTGGTCCTGCTCGAAGGGCCGATCGCCGATATCCTGCAGATTTCGCGCGCGCCCGTGCAGAGGGCGCTGCAGACGCTGGAGAGCGAAGGGCTGGTGCATCGCTTCAACGGACGCGGCTATCTCGTCGGTCCCGCCGGCCAGGGCATCGAGCCGAAGCGCACCGATATCAAGACCCTCGGCCTGACCATTCCGCGCCACGCCGACGAGGCCCTGCAGAGCCGCGCCTCCTGGGAGCGTATCTACAATACCGTTGAGGCCGATGTCGCCGGCTGCGTCGTCTTCGGCCAGTATCGCATCATCGAGATCGAGCTTGCCGATCATTTCAACGTCAGCCGCACCGTGGTGCGTGACGTGCTGACGCGCCTGCGCGAACGCGGCCTCGTGCGCAAGAACCAATCGTCTCACTGGATCGCCGGCCCGCTGACGGCGCAGATGATCAAGGATCATTACGGCCTGCGCGGCATGCTGGAGCCGCAGGCGCTGGTCGCCGGGGCCAACCGCGTCGATCGGGAGCGCCTGGGTGATCTGTTCCAGCGCCTCTCCGATCTCGAGCGCCACGAACCGGCCGATCACCTTGGGGCGCTGGAGGCTATACATGCCGACTTCATCGACATCTGCATCCTTGCGACGCCGAACGAGCGGCTGAAGGAATCCATCCGCAACAACCTGCTGCCTGTCACGGCGACTGAGCGATTGCTGCGGCGCCTCGGCTTGCCCGGCGATCCCGCCATCATCACGGAACTGCGCCTTATCGCAGAACTGCTGCTGCGCGGCGCCGTCAAGGCGGCGGCGGCGATGATGGAGAACCATCTCGAAGCCTCGGTCGACCGCACGATCGCGCAAATGAAAATCGTCGCGATCATCCCAGGCCCCGGCGTGACGGCCGCTTATCTCACCCGCGTTCTCGAATGA
- a CDS encoding ABC transporter ATP-binding protein has translation MSTVLQLSQVTKSYGVSAALDRIDFSLPDNAYISLLGPSGSGKTTLLRVIAGFEEPDAGSILFHGRRLDGVEPHDRGIGFVFQNFALFPHLSVAENVAFGLRNRKVDPVTDPRVLVKRVHDMLSLVGLKGFDDRAVTQISGGQRQRVALARTLITEPKMVLLDEPLGALDANLRGRMRSELKIIRERCGVTFLHVTGSESEALAMGDLVLVLDRGRIAQAAASDVLYNSPATASVARFLNCYNLFAGDVVADAFVGPAGRFPLNGSRRKAPQPAYAIRYDRVSIRSRDAMLSDDEVRIEADFIASEYSGAAVNSFFALDGGQVFEVESHLSHARPPVFVEKDRYALVWKKEDALVFG, from the coding sequence GTGTCGACCGTTCTTCAGCTTAGCCAAGTCACCAAGTCCTATGGCGTGTCAGCCGCATTGGACAGGATAGATTTCTCTTTGCCCGACAATGCCTATATCTCGCTGCTAGGCCCGAGCGGCTCGGGAAAGACGACGCTGCTGCGCGTCATCGCCGGCTTCGAGGAGCCGGATGCCGGCTCGATCCTCTTCCATGGCAGGCGCCTTGATGGCGTCGAGCCGCATGATCGCGGCATCGGCTTCGTCTTTCAGAATTTCGCTCTGTTTCCGCATCTTTCCGTTGCCGAGAACGTTGCCTTCGGCCTGCGCAATCGCAAAGTCGATCCCGTGACCGATCCGCGCGTCCTGGTAAAGCGGGTCCACGACATGCTGTCGCTGGTCGGTCTCAAGGGATTTGACGATCGCGCCGTGACGCAGATTTCAGGTGGTCAGCGCCAGCGCGTCGCCTTGGCACGTACGCTGATCACCGAACCGAAGATGGTGCTGCTGGACGAGCCGCTCGGTGCGCTCGACGCCAATCTGCGTGGCCGTATGCGCAGCGAACTCAAGATCATCCGCGAACGCTGCGGCGTAACCTTCCTGCATGTTACTGGCAGCGAGAGCGAAGCCTTGGCGATGGGGGATCTTGTGCTCGTGCTCGATCGCGGCCGCATCGCGCAGGCCGCCGCTTCGGATGTCCTCTACAATAGCCCGGCCACGGCCTCGGTCGCCCGCTTTCTCAATTGCTATAACCTCTTTGCCGGCGATGTCGTCGCGGATGCTTTCGTCGGGCCGGCCGGTCGTTTCCCTCTGAATGGTTCGCGCCGAAAGGCGCCGCAGCCGGCTTATGCGATCCGCTATGACCGCGTTTCGATCCGCTCTCGCGATGCGATGCTATCGGATGACGAAGTGCGCATCGAGGCGGATTTCATCGCCAGCGAATATTCCGGCGCAGCAGTCAATTCCTTCTTTGCGCTCGATGGCGGCCAGGTCTTCGAGGTTGAATCCCATCTGAGCCACGCCCGTCCGCCGGTCTTTGTCGAGAAGGACCGCTATGCGCTCGTCTGGAAGAAGGAGGATGCCCTTGTTTTCGGTTGA
- a CDS encoding ABC transporter permease, producing the protein MTMVATSEEAVQEGAAVRRRSSKTFWLLAPGMIWMIAFLVLPMLMMVYVSFWTQTTFKIEPTLTLQSWITFLTSPTYLGALWTTIRIWLLVLLSTLIVGYPAALFVGLLIKNKTLQTVLLVLCVIPFWTSFLIRVLAWRPMLGTEGAINMILMKLGIVQQPIEVLLFSELSVIIGMTQIYCVFMVGPIAFMMGRIDVSVIEAAQDLGAGFWRIFRTIILPLSMPGVVVGAIFVSVMVLGEFATSAALSGRKVNLLGNIIVTQVGSLKWAFAAVAGVVLTIIMGAVVAALLKVVDLRKEL; encoded by the coding sequence ATGACCATGGTCGCGACATCAGAGGAAGCCGTGCAGGAAGGCGCAGCCGTGCGCCGGAGATCGAGCAAGACATTCTGGCTTCTGGCGCCGGGCATGATCTGGATGATCGCCTTCCTCGTCCTGCCGATGCTGATGATGGTCTATGTTTCCTTCTGGACGCAGACGACCTTCAAGATCGAGCCGACGCTGACTTTGCAGAGCTGGATTACCTTCCTGACGAGCCCCACCTATCTCGGCGCGCTCTGGACGACGATCCGCATCTGGCTGCTTGTGCTTCTGTCGACGCTTATCGTGGGCTATCCGGCAGCGCTCTTCGTCGGCCTTCTCATCAAGAACAAGACGCTGCAGACCGTGTTGCTCGTGCTCTGCGTCATCCCGTTCTGGACCTCTTTCCTGATCCGCGTGCTTGCCTGGCGGCCGATGCTCGGCACCGAAGGCGCCATCAACATGATCCTGATGAAGCTTGGCATCGTGCAGCAGCCGATCGAAGTACTGTTGTTTTCAGAACTATCCGTCATCATCGGCATGACCCAGATCTACTGCGTCTTCATGGTCGGGCCGATCGCCTTCATGATGGGCCGCATCGACGTCTCGGTCATCGAGGCGGCGCAGGATCTCGGTGCCGGCTTCTGGCGCATCTTCCGCACGATCATCCTGCCGCTTTCCATGCCGGGCGTGGTGGTCGGCGCGATTTTTGTCTCCGTCATGGTTCTCGGCGAATTCGCAACGTCCGCCGCCCTATCCGGCCGCAAGGTCAATCTGCTGGGCAATATCATCGTCACCCAGGTAGGCTCGTTGAAATGGGCCTTTGCCGCTGTCGCCGGCGTTGTGCTCACGATCATCATGGGTGCTGTTGTCGCAGCCCTGCTCAAGGTCGTCGACCTCAGAAAGGAGCTCTGA
- a CDS encoding ABC transporter permease, whose protein sequence is MNAGGIKLGLGVYTTLFLIFLYGPLVVLAILSFQTGPEGGPQFPIIEWSTYWYRHLFGLTPPSRIAPLPIDQALIRSLFLALMTMIVSTVLGVMSAQAFRRKFRGSGVAFYLIVLGMMVPGVLVGLGMALVANAFGIDRHWWSTAFVLHVVYTFPFAFLVMLAIFNRFDPSMEEASWSLGVTPARTFRKVTFPLIFPGVLSAMLFAFTLSYDEFSRTLFASGRELTLPLAIYGTFSVEVHPNVFAFGVLTTLFSFALLGTYAILMGLSVRRAKRVRIQEDA, encoded by the coding sequence ATGAATGCTGGCGGCATCAAGCTCGGCCTGGGCGTCTACACGACCCTTTTTCTGATCTTCCTTTATGGGCCGCTCGTCGTCCTGGCGATCCTGTCGTTCCAGACTGGACCAGAGGGTGGTCCGCAATTTCCGATCATCGAATGGTCGACCTATTGGTATCGGCATCTCTTCGGTCTCACGCCGCCGTCGCGCATCGCACCGTTGCCCATCGATCAGGCGTTGATCCGCTCGCTCTTTCTGGCGCTGATGACCATGATCGTCTCGACGGTGCTCGGCGTCATGTCCGCCCAGGCCTTTCGCCGCAAGTTCCGCGGCTCGGGCGTCGCCTTCTATCTGATCGTTCTCGGCATGATGGTGCCGGGAGTGCTGGTCGGCCTCGGCATGGCGCTCGTCGCCAACGCCTTCGGCATCGACCGGCACTGGTGGAGCACGGCCTTCGTCCTGCATGTCGTCTACACCTTCCCCTTCGCCTTCCTCGTCATGCTTGCCATCTTCAACAGGTTCGATCCGAGCATGGAGGAAGCCTCCTGGTCGCTTGGCGTTACGCCGGCGCGCACCTTCCGCAAGGTCACGTTCCCGCTGATCTTCCCTGGCGTGCTTTCGGCGATGCTCTTTGCGTTCACGCTCTCCTATGACGAGTTCTCGCGCACCCTGTTTGCCTCAGGCCGCGAGCTGACGCTGCCGCTTGCGATCTACGGCACCTTCTCCGTCGAGGTGCATCCGAACGTCTTCGCCTTCGGAGTGCTTACCACGCTGTTTTCCTTCGCGCTTCTCGGCACCTACGCGATCCTGATGGGTCTGTCGGTGCGGCGCGCTAAGCGCGTCCGCATTCAGGAGGACGCATGA
- a CDS encoding SDR family NAD(P)-dependent oxidoreductase, with translation MAEKAFAPISAIVTGAGSGIGRAIALRLGADGYAVLVNDLSVERAEAVASEINKAGGAATAIAGDVASPEDVAAIHAAAKASHGDVALLVNNAGIAHQAAFESLELEDFDRMFAVHVRGTFLVTKAVLPSMLARGAGVIVNVASQLGQIGGIELVHYSGAKAAIIGMTKALAREVSRRGVRVNAVAPGPINTPLVRGLSEEWRERKKRELPLGRFGEPEEVAATVAFLASPAASLFVGQTLGPNSGDVML, from the coding sequence ATGGCTGAGAAGGCTTTCGCCCCGATCTCCGCCATTGTCACCGGCGCCGGCTCCGGTATCGGCCGCGCCATTGCGCTGCGCCTCGGTGCTGATGGTTATGCCGTTCTGGTCAATGACCTCTCAGTTGAGCGAGCCGAGGCAGTCGCCTCGGAGATCAACAAGGCGGGCGGTGCGGCGACCGCGATCGCCGGCGACGTTGCTAGTCCCGAGGATGTGGCGGCGATCCATGCCGCTGCCAAGGCCTCGCATGGCGATGTCGCCCTTCTTGTCAACAATGCCGGTATCGCGCATCAGGCAGCCTTCGAGAGCCTCGAGCTGGAGGATTTCGACCGGATGTTTGCGGTGCATGTGCGCGGCACCTTCCTGGTGACCAAGGCCGTCCTACCGTCGATGCTGGCGCGGGGCGCGGGTGTCATCGTCAACGTCGCTTCCCAGCTGGGACAGATCGGCGGCATCGAGCTTGTTCATTATTCTGGCGCCAAGGCCGCGATCATCGGCATGACGAAGGCACTCGCTCGCGAGGTCTCGCGCCGGGGCGTGCGGGTCAATGCCGTAGCGCCGGGACCGATCAACACGCCGCTGGTGCGCGGTCTTTCCGAAGAATGGCGCGAACGCAAGAAGCGCGAATTGCCGCTCGGCCGCTTCGGCGAGCCGGAAGAGGTGGCCGCGACCGTCGCGTTTCTGGCCTCGCCGGCCGCGAGCCTTTTCGTCGGCCAGACGCTCGGGCCGAATTCCGGCGATGTGATGCTCTGA
- a CDS encoding SDR family NAD(P)-dependent oxidoreductase yields MDCAEKRIVIVTGAGIGIGQATAKAFAALGNHVVVTDILEKEGEQTVHDILTAGGSAEFHLYDVRSTDAANKLVANVEARFGKIDVIVANAGIAHRTPLDKLTDDKWDLTMDVDLKGIFKLVRAAVPGMRAHRSGSIVALSSIMGVAYGWDEHVHYSAAKSGVVGLVRGLAVELAKDGIRVNGIAPGYIRTAQLLSEENSLGPAGAEKAAEFIPMGRLGEPEDIADVIAFLASNGARYMTGQVLVVDGGLLVGRY; encoded by the coding sequence ATGGACTGTGCAGAGAAGCGGATTGTCATCGTCACGGGTGCGGGCATCGGTATCGGCCAGGCGACAGCAAAGGCGTTTGCAGCGCTCGGCAACCATGTCGTCGTCACCGATATCCTCGAGAAGGAAGGTGAGCAGACGGTTCACGACATTCTGACCGCCGGCGGCTCGGCCGAGTTTCATCTTTATGACGTGCGCTCGACAGATGCCGCAAACAAGCTCGTTGCCAATGTCGAGGCGCGCTTCGGCAAGATCGATGTCATTGTTGCCAATGCCGGCATCGCCCATCGCACGCCGCTCGACAAGCTCACCGACGACAAGTGGGACCTGACCATGGATGTCGATCTGAAGGGCATCTTCAAGCTGGTGCGCGCCGCCGTGCCCGGCATGCGTGCCCACAGATCGGGCAGCATCGTCGCGCTCTCCTCAATCATGGGTGTCGCCTATGGATGGGACGAGCATGTCCATTATTCGGCGGCGAAGTCAGGCGTCGTCGGGCTGGTGCGGGGGCTTGCCGTCGAGCTGGCGAAAGACGGCATCAGGGTCAACGGCATTGCACCGGGCTATATCCGCACTGCCCAGCTTCTATCGGAAGAGAATTCGCTCGGGCCCGCCGGCGCGGAAAAGGCGGCCGAGTTCATCCCGATGGGCCGGCTCGGTGAGCCAGAAGACATCGCCGACGTGATCGCATTCCTCGCGTCAAACGGCGCGAGATACATGACCGGCCAGGTTCTGGTCGTTGATGGTGGCCTCCTCGTGGGGCGGTACTGA
- a CDS encoding ABC transporter substrate-binding protein — protein MSKMELNRRSLLKHSAGVMALAIGGGTPFLSSRAAYAQAANLAKEQLRTIGLSVTVQERILDEFRKVSGVGQTSGTAATFPDAQTKILSGSKDYDCWEIIGERLPSIVMTNNVEPVPAASLKNWANIRDTFTTPSDKWEPKQQIVGQIWADDARTTLNMVPAVYNYDSIGYNPDVLSAEEANTWAAIFDPKFKGKSGLNTDPLIAFGQAIMAMNTLGLLNVRNPGNPSTAEIDEAAKFLVSKKKDGQFRALWGDFGELVNLMASGEMVVCDAWQPAVMAVKAQGKACKYAVPKEGYRGWAIGPSMIAGTPNKEAVIAYADYWLSGEPGITVSEQGYYSPSTNIQKVMAPDKYAFWYEGKPWVGAAERGIKEGDLRDGGSLAERAKNVAYWHQWPDEYDHLVQKWDEFLNA, from the coding sequence ATGTCCAAAATGGAATTGAACAGACGCTCTCTATTGAAGCATTCGGCCGGCGTCATGGCGCTTGCGATCGGTGGCGGTACGCCATTCCTGTCGTCGCGAGCGGCCTACGCACAGGCTGCCAATCTCGCCAAGGAACAGCTGCGCACCATTGGTCTCTCGGTCACCGTTCAGGAGCGTATCCTCGATGAATTCCGCAAGGTGAGCGGCGTTGGCCAGACCTCGGGTACTGCGGCGACCTTTCCGGACGCACAGACCAAGATCCTGTCCGGTTCCAAGGATTACGATTGCTGGGAAATCATCGGCGAGCGCCTGCCGTCGATCGTCATGACCAACAATGTCGAGCCGGTTCCGGCCGCCTCCCTGAAGAACTGGGCCAATATCCGCGATACCTTCACCACGCCTTCCGACAAGTGGGAGCCGAAGCAGCAGATCGTCGGCCAGATCTGGGCCGATGACGCCAGGACCACGCTCAACATGGTACCCGCGGTCTATAACTACGATTCCATCGGCTACAATCCCGACGTTCTCTCCGCCGAGGAAGCCAATACTTGGGCGGCGATCTTCGATCCGAAGTTCAAGGGCAAGTCCGGCCTCAACACCGATCCTCTGATCGCCTTCGGCCAGGCGATCATGGCCATGAACACGCTTGGCCTTCTGAATGTCAGGAACCCCGGCAATCCAAGCACGGCCGAAATCGACGAAGCGGCGAAGTTCCTCGTTTCGAAGAAGAAGGACGGGCAGTTCCGCGCGCTGTGGGGCGATTTCGGCGAGCTGGTCAATCTGATGGCATCGGGCGAGATGGTCGTCTGCGACGCCTGGCAGCCGGCCGTCATGGCGGTCAAGGCCCAGGGCAAGGCGTGCAAATATGCCGTTCCGAAGGAAGGCTATCGCGGCTGGGCGATCGGTCCGTCGATGATCGCGGGCACGCCGAACAAGGAAGCCGTGATCGCCTATGCCGATTACTGGCTCTCCGGCGAGCCCGGCATCACCGTTTCCGAACAGGGCTATTATTCGCCGTCGACCAATATTCAGAAGGTCATGGCGCCGGACAAATACGCCTTCTGGTACGAGGGCAAGCCGTGGGTCGGCGCTGCCGAGCGCGGCATCAAGGAAGGCGACCTGCGCGATGGCGGCTCGCTGGCGGAACGCGCCAAGAATGTTGCCTACTGGCATCAGTGGCCGGATGAATACGACCACCTTGTCCAGAAGTGGGATGAATTCCTCAATGCCTGA
- a CDS encoding ABC transporter ATP-binding protein — MIYDLELIDVGKVYDNGTPAVIDFNLSIRKGEFIAFLGPSGCGKTTTLRMIAGFESISSGDMMIKGERMNDVRPQKRPTSMIFQNYALFPHMTVRRNVGYGLEVKGMAKAERDARVDRILATLGLEDIAERKPDKLSGGQRQRIALARGLVVEPDVLLLDEPLGALDANLRKAIQNELKLLQKKLGVTFVFVTHAQSEALALSDRIVVMNHGRVEQISPPAQLYTRPNTPFVAQFIGRNTIFEGEVAGTEADSTFVSTSFGTLSGCANGCLSRKVNIVIPSEAIEVHAAGGSAREDLVRAFSGNVVGARVERFDVVGHISEIGISLPDGRGLALVAHVDKYRPGAFPLGAEVMLTWDPADATVIPAH, encoded by the coding sequence ATGATATATGATTTGGAACTTATCGATGTTGGCAAGGTCTACGACAATGGCACGCCTGCCGTCATCGACTTCAATCTGTCGATCAGGAAAGGCGAATTCATCGCCTTCTTAGGCCCATCCGGCTGCGGCAAGACGACGACGCTCCGCATGATCGCAGGCTTCGAAAGCATTTCCTCCGGCGACATGATGATCAAGGGTGAGCGCATGAACGATGTCCGACCGCAGAAGCGGCCGACATCGATGATCTTCCAGAACTATGCTTTGTTCCCACATATGACCGTCCGGCGGAATGTCGGATATGGTCTCGAGGTGAAGGGCATGGCGAAGGCCGAGCGGGATGCGCGGGTCGACCGCATTCTCGCCACCCTCGGGCTGGAGGATATCGCCGAGCGCAAGCCGGACAAGCTCTCCGGCGGCCAGCGTCAGCGCATCGCGCTTGCCCGCGGCCTCGTGGTCGAGCCGGATGTGCTGCTTCTCGATGAGCCGCTGGGTGCTTTGGATGCCAATCTGCGCAAGGCGATCCAGAATGAGCTGAAGCTGCTGCAGAAGAAGCTTGGCGTGACTTTCGTCTTCGTTACCCATGCCCAGTCCGAGGCGCTGGCGCTGTCCGACCGCATTGTCGTCATGAACCATGGCAGGGTGGAGCAGATCAGCCCGCCGGCTCAGCTTTATACGCGTCCGAATACGCCATTCGTGGCGCAGTTCATCGGCCGCAATACCATCTTCGAAGGCGAGGTTGCCGGCACCGAGGCCGACAGCACATTCGTCTCCACATCCTTCGGCACGCTGTCGGGCTGCGCCAATGGCTGCCTCAGCAGAAAGGTCAACATCGTCATTCCTTCGGAGGCGATCGAGGTTCACGCGGCGGGTGGCTCGGCGCGCGAAGATCTCGTCCGGGCTTTCAGCGGCAATGTGGTCGGCGCCCGCGTCGAGCGTTTCGACGTGGTCGGCCATATCTCGGAGATCGGCATCAGCTTGCCCGACGGCCGAGGCCTGGCGCTGGTAGCCCATGTCGATAAATACCGGCCCGGCGCCTTTCCCTTAGGCGCCGAGGTCATGCTTACCTGGGATCCGGCCGACGCGACCGTCATCCCGGCTCATTGA
- a CDS encoding polysaccharide deacetylase family protein produces MAKEILCSFGVDVDAVAGWLGSYGGEDSPDDISRGLFAGEVGSPRLVKLFDRFGIKTTWFIPGHSIETFPEQMQAVADAGHEIGIHGYSHENPIAMTREQETEILDKCIELVTKLSGKRPTGYVAPWWEFSNVTNELLLERGIKYDHSLMHNDFTPYYVRVGDSWTKIDYSRKPSDWMVPLKRGQETDLIEIPASWYLDDLPPMMFIKKSPNSHGFVNPHHIEQMWRDQFDWVYREMDYAVFPITIHPDVAGRPQVLMMLERLYAHMVKHPGVKFVTMNEIADDFAARFPRKK; encoded by the coding sequence ATGGCAAAGGAAATCTTGTGCAGTTTTGGCGTCGACGTCGACGCCGTGGCCGGCTGGCTCGGCTCTTACGGTGGTGAGGATTCGCCCGATGATATCTCGAGAGGCCTTTTTGCCGGCGAAGTCGGCAGCCCGCGACTGGTGAAGCTCTTCGACCGCTTCGGCATCAAGACGACATGGTTCATTCCTGGCCACTCGATCGAGACCTTTCCGGAGCAGATGCAGGCTGTGGCCGACGCCGGCCATGAAATCGGCATCCATGGCTACAGCCACGAAAATCCGATCGCTATGACGCGCGAGCAGGAGACGGAAATCCTCGACAAATGCATCGAGCTGGTCACCAAGCTTTCCGGCAAGCGCCCGACCGGCTATGTCGCGCCGTGGTGGGAATTCTCCAACGTGACGAACGAGCTGCTTTTGGAGCGCGGCATCAAATACGATCACTCGCTGATGCACAACGACTTCACGCCCTATTATGTACGTGTCGGTGATAGCTGGACGAAGATCGACTATTCGCGCAAGCCGTCGGACTGGATGGTGCCGCTGAAACGCGGCCAGGAGACCGATCTGATCGAAATCCCGGCATCCTGGTACCTCGACGACCTGCCGCCGATGATGTTCATCAAGAAATCGCCGAACAGTCATGGTTTCGTCAATCCGCATCACATCGAGCAGATGTGGCGTGACCAGTTCGACTGGGTCTATCGCGAGATGGATTATGCAGTCTTCCCGATCACCATCCATCCCGACGTCGCCGGCCGGCCGCAGGTGCTGATGATGCTGGAGCGGCTTTACGCGCATATGGTCAAGCATCCGGGCGTCAAGTTCGTTACGATGAATGAGATCGCCGACGATTTCGCAGCCCGCTTTCCGCGCAAGAAATAG
- a CDS encoding CobW family GTP-binding protein, producing the protein MSIEVGGFLPVNLLTGFLGSGKTTLLKRILADAAFADTAVLINEFGEIGLDHDLVESVEGEMVLLRSGCVCCTVRDDLATALEELYSRRERGLLPPFRRVIIESTGLADPFPVLSTIKADPVLRHHFCAGNVITTVDAVNGLRQLDTYIESNRQAAVADRLIVTKTDLEADRSEEDLQARLRVLNPDAPILIAADPDLDLSSLVAAQSNVSTSSLSQSGFYCEEPVQLVSSDGTPHQAAISSISLIIDRSVDWTAFGLWLTMLLNRHGERVLRVKGILNLSGEERPVAIHGVQHLVHTPVHMDGWPSEDRNSRLVFILDGLDGALLKRSFEAFTLAQAPAVSYPIAAAR; encoded by the coding sequence ATGTCGATTGAGGTGGGTGGCTTTCTGCCGGTCAATCTGCTGACGGGCTTTCTCGGTTCCGGCAAGACGACACTGCTCAAGCGCATCCTGGCTGATGCGGCCTTCGCCGATACCGCCGTGCTCATCAACGAATTCGGCGAGATCGGGCTGGACCATGATCTCGTCGAAAGCGTCGAGGGCGAGATGGTGCTGCTGCGCTCCGGCTGCGTCTGCTGCACGGTGCGAGACGACCTTGCCACAGCACTTGAGGAACTCTACTCCCGCCGCGAGCGCGGGCTGCTGCCACCATTCCGGCGCGTTATCATCGAAAGCACCGGCCTTGCCGATCCTTTCCCCGTGCTCTCGACCATCAAGGCCGATCCGGTCCTTCGTCATCATTTCTGCGCCGGCAACGTCATTACGACGGTCGACGCGGTCAATGGGCTGCGTCAGCTCGACACTTATATCGAATCCAACAGGCAGGCGGCGGTCGCGGACCGGTTGATCGTGACCAAGACGGATCTTGAGGCGGATCGTAGCGAAGAGGACCTCCAAGCTCGCCTTCGAGTGCTCAACCCCGATGCCCCGATCCTGATCGCGGCCGATCCGGATCTCGATCTCTCCTCGCTTGTCGCGGCCCAGAGCAACGTCTCAACAAGCAGTCTATCGCAAAGCGGTTTTTACTGCGAGGAGCCGGTGCAGCTCGTCTCATCGGACGGTACTCCGCATCAGGCCGCCATTTCTTCGATTTCCCTCATTATTGACAGGTCCGTCGATTGGACCGCTTTCGGGCTCTGGCTGACCATGCTGCTCAATCGCCATGGGGAGCGTGTGTTGCGGGTAAAGGGCATCCTCAATCTCAGCGGCGAGGAGCGCCCGGTTGCAATTCACGGTGTCCAGCATCTGGTTCATACGCCGGTGCACATGGACGGATGGCCCTCGGAAGATCGCAACTCTCGGCTGGTCTTCATCCTGGATGGGCTCGACGGCGCGCTATTGAAACGCTCGTTCGAAGCCTTCACACTGGCGCAAGCGCCTGCCGTGTCCTATCCGATCGCTGCGGCGCGATGA